In the Setaria italica strain Yugu1 chromosome VI, Setaria_italica_v2.0, whole genome shotgun sequence genome, one interval contains:
- the LOC101786238 gene encoding uncharacterized protein LOC101786238 isoform X2 yields the protein MRAGGMLCRSQAATAVCVPGDARSMVVARRADRTIVAAGGGDDAAARALHDVRYARLGGHDERRRSTSRRFAAPPPPPVAVSSAASCKPRVEIRRRATARAAAPVAVTLPMVTKSPSKEAPAKDLAAAAKRVSSAAAVAAPGDQVLQVVVMKVAIHCQGCAGKVRKHISKMEGLGMHVSSAAAVGLSSLPGETRPGERSLERWMPSCS from the exons atgAGGGCGGGCGGGATGCTGTGCCGTTcgcaggcggcgacggcggtgtgCGTGCCGGGAGACGCGCGGTCCATGGTCGTGGCCCGCCGCGCCGACCGCACCATCGTGGCCGCCGGGGGCGGggacgacgccgccgctcgcgccctgCACGACGTCAGGTACGCGCGCCTCGGCGGCCACGACGAGCGCCGCCGCTCCACGTCCCGCCGGTTCGcggcgccccctcctccgccggtgGCTGTCTCCAGCGCCGCGTCGTGCAAGCCGCGCGTGGAGATCAGGCGGCGCGCCACcgcccgggcggcggcgcccgtggcCGTGACGCTGCCCATGGTGACCAAGAGCCCGTCCAAGGAGGCCCCCGCCAAGGACCTCGCGGCGGCCGCCAAGCGCGtgtccagcgccgccgccgtcgcggcgcccGGCGACCAGGTCCTCCAG GTGGTGGTGATGAAGGTGGCGATCCACTGCCAGGGCTGCGCAGGGAAAGTCAGGAAGCACATCTCCAAAATGGAAG GGCTCGGCATGCATGTCTCGTCTGCAGCGGCTGTCGGGCTGAGCTCCCTCCCTGGTGAAACTAGACCTGGAGAACGTAGTCTAGAGAGATGGATGCCGTCGTGCTCATGA
- the LOC101786238 gene encoding protein SODIUM POTASSIUM ROOT DEFECTIVE 3 isoform X1 → MRAGGMLCRSQAATAVCVPGDARSMVVARRADRTIVAAGGGDDAAARALHDVRYARLGGHDERRRSTSRRFAAPPPPPVAVSSAASCKPRVEIRRRATARAAAPVAVTLPMVTKSPSKEAPAKDLAAAAKRVSSAAAVAAPGDQVLQVVVMKVAIHCQGCAGKVRKHISKMEGVTSFSIDLESKKVTVMGHVSPAGVLESISKVKKAELLA, encoded by the exons atgAGGGCGGGCGGGATGCTGTGCCGTTcgcaggcggcgacggcggtgtgCGTGCCGGGAGACGCGCGGTCCATGGTCGTGGCCCGCCGCGCCGACCGCACCATCGTGGCCGCCGGGGGCGGggacgacgccgccgctcgcgccctgCACGACGTCAGGTACGCGCGCCTCGGCGGCCACGACGAGCGCCGCCGCTCCACGTCCCGCCGGTTCGcggcgccccctcctccgccggtgGCTGTCTCCAGCGCCGCGTCGTGCAAGCCGCGCGTGGAGATCAGGCGGCGCGCCACcgcccgggcggcggcgcccgtggcCGTGACGCTGCCCATGGTGACCAAGAGCCCGTCCAAGGAGGCCCCCGCCAAGGACCTCGCGGCGGCCGCCAAGCGCGtgtccagcgccgccgccgtcgcggcgcccGGCGACCAGGTCCTCCAG GTGGTGGTGATGAAGGTGGCGATCCACTGCCAGGGCTGCGCAGGGAAAGTCAGGAAGCACATCTCCAAAATGGAAG GTGTGACGTCGTTCAGCATCGACCTGGAGAGCAAGAAGGTGACGGTGATGGGCCACGTGTCGCCGGCCGGCGTCCTTGAGAGCATCTCCAAGGTCAAGAAGGCCGAGCTCCTCGCCTGA